In Penaeus vannamei isolate JL-2024 chromosome 4, ASM4276789v1, whole genome shotgun sequence, a single window of DNA contains:
- the LOC113805702 gene encoding oplophorus-luciferin 2-monooxygenase non-catalytic subunit, whose amino-acid sequence MLSYKKLLTVAFSLLIICEARRVLGTDEIPSVQESRHARALPCPIPEDILPCTCSEDVDGAIDMDCSHVESEEQLARVFTATIPFPNFRRLVISQNTHLKSLQRGALGRTSFREIYVMGSVLQEVQEGALNNSHATLTDIRIYSNNLSDFPFQELPLFTSLLRLDLNHNDLAYFPVLQSDVLSYVDLGYNHISDLPSEAFRNVSQVAEVHLTGNRIQEIHTGTFAGYAKLAFVSLGDNQLFFVYPGAIQLTSLQHNTVHLHNNLISSLEVNAIAGVVEGFVSLHNNSITTLDEESLRPLLEEQVEVDLSANPLTCGCDVAWILTDDTILSLIDDDATCTSGELLVELDPQIYIDLCQIR is encoded by the exons ATGCTAAGTTACAAGAAGCTTTTGACTGTTGCATTTTCCCTTTTAATTATCTGTGAAGCTCGAAGGGTTTTGGGCACAGACGAGATACCCAGCGTTCAGGAAAGTCGTCATGCACGTGCCCTTCCCTGCCCGATCCCTGAAGACATCCTCCCATGCACGTGCTCTGAAGACGTCGACGGGGCGATAGACATGGACTGTTCACACGTAGAGAGCGAGGAACAACTAGCCAGGGTGTTCACTGCAACCATCCCGTTCCCCAATTTCCGAAGACTCGTCATATCGCAAAACACCCACTTAAAATCTCTCCAACGAGGTGCTTTGGGCCGGACGTCGTTCAGGGAGATCTACGTCATGGGGAGTGTCCTGCAGGAAGTCCAAGAAGGGGCGCTGAACAACAGCCACGCCACTCTCACCGACATTCGGATCTACTCGAACAACCTGTCGGACTTTCCCTTCCAGGAACTACCTCTTTTCACGTCCCTGCTCCGCCTGGACCTGAATCACAACGACCTAGCGTACTTCCCGGTGCTGCAGTCGGATGTTCTATCGTACGTTGACTTGGGATACAACCACATCAGCGACCTGCCGAGTGAGGCCTTCAGGAACGTCTCGCAGGTGGCCGAGGTTCACCTGACTGGGAACAGAATACAGGAGATTCACACAG GCACCTTCGCCGGCTACGCAAAACTGGCCTTCGTTTCCCTCGGCGAcaatcagctgttttttgtttaCCCCGGGGCGATCCAGCTGACTTCGCTCCAGCACAACACGGTTCATCTGCACAACAACCTCATTTCCTCGCTGGAGGTCAATGCTATCGCAG GTGTTGTTGAGGGATTCGTGTCCTTGCACAATAACAGTATAACGACCTTGGATGAGGAATCTTTACGACCACTTCTGGAGGAGCAAGTCGAAGTCGATCTCTCAG cCAATCCTCTCACCTGCGGCTGTGACGTGGCTTGGATCCTCACCGACGACACTATTTTGAGCCTTATTGACGATGACGCAACCTGCACCAGCGGCGAACTCTTGGTGGAACTTGATCCCCAGATTTATATTGATTTGTGTCAAATTCGTTGA
- the LOC113805709 gene encoding oplophorus-luciferin 2-monooxygenase non-catalytic subunit, whose amino-acid sequence MSRWGILALLLSLITICQGGDGGTPSHGFHGFRDLPCPNAEDILPCTCNADENSRMDMDCSHVESEEQLERVFSATFPFSTFRNFTIFNNTFLTLLRNQSLGTASFTGVYFTNSVLEMVEPYALSNSFATAQVINMQKNLLVSFPFETLPSFTSLLELDLSDNKLTVPPLESETLLMLDLSNNEITNVSATAFSAVPQLSEIDLSGNQIPQIQTGTFAGHHNLYHVSLESNILKYIPEGAIQLTSSKPGTLILKSNDIRNIAINGITDIAKGKIDVSYNNITEMVEDVYRPLLMDDATLDITNNPLTCGCEIAWLIRNNNLLQLVTEGAACFNGQLLVDVDPGIYDNMGCE is encoded by the exons ATGTCGCGGTGGGGAATCTTAGCTCTTCTGTTGTCTCTGATAACCATCTGTCAAGGAGGTGACGGAGGGACTCCCAGCCACGGGTTCCATGGGTTCCGGGATCTGCCTTGTCCAAACGCTGAAGATATCTTGCCTTGCACATGCAATGCAGACGAAAATAGTCGCATGGACATGGACTGCTCGCACGTGGAAAGCGAGGAGCAACTCGAGAGGGTATTCTCCGCGACCTTCCCCTTCAGCACGTTCCGTAATTTCACCATCTTTAACAACACCTTCCTGACGCTCTTGCGCAATCAGTCCCTAGGCACCGCCTCCTTCACGGGCGTCTACTTCACCAACAGCGTCCTGGAAATGGTGGAACCTTACGCCCTCTCGAACAGCTTTGCCACAGCCCAAGTCATCAACATGCAGAAGAACTTACTGGTCTCCTTTCCCTTCGAAACCCTGCCCTCTTTCACCAGCCTCCTGGAGCTCGACCTCAGCGACAACAAACTTACTGTCCCACCACTTGAGTCCGAGACGCTGCTCATGCTCGACCTCTCCAACAACGAGATCACCAACGTCTCAGCCACGGCTTTCTCTGCTGTGCCGCAACTCTCGGAAATTGACCTGAGCGGAAACCAGATACCCCAGATTCAAACGG GGACCTTCGCAGGGCATCATAACCTATACCACGTGAGCCTAGAATCGAACATCCTGAAATATATTCCCGAGGGCGCCATACAACTGACGTCCAGTAAGCCAGGGACACTTATTCTGAAGAGCAATGACATAAGGAACATCGCCATTAACGGTATAACGG ACATCGCTAAAGGCAAAATCGACGTCAGCTACAACAATATAACAGAAATGGTCGAAGATGTGTACAGACCTCTTCTGATGGACGACGCTACTCTTGATATCACAA ACAACCCCTTGACTTGTGGATGCGAGATCGCCTGGCTCATTAGGAACAATAACCTCCTGCAACTCGTAACAGAAGGGGCAGCCTGTTTCAACGGTCAGCTGTTGGTGGACGTCGATCCCGGGATATACGATAACATGGGTTGCGAGTG A